Within Rhododendron vialii isolate Sample 1 chromosome 12a, ASM3025357v1, the genomic segment TCCTGAAATCGCCCCTTCTTTCTCTCCATTCTTTTGCAGCTTCCACATTTGCAGGAGACTCGTCGTTTGGACTTGAAAGCATTGATATGATGCTCAAAACTATGCTCTCCACCGTATGAACCGGTGTCCAACGCTCGCTTGCAAGTTCGTAGCCATTCGGGTCGTCACCGGGTGGATGAAGAGTTGAGATGCAAACATTTCCATCAGGGTGCACATTTGGATGCCATACCTCTGAGGTAAACCTCACTGCAGGAGGGCTGTTGGGGTAATCGGATGGGAAGGTCATGACCGCATTGAAGAATCCTCCCTCGTATAAAGTATCAGGGGGTCCGGTAATCACGACACTCCATTTGAATAAATTGCTTTCATCAACCAAACCAGCGGAAAAACCATCGACGGGCTGTTTACAGAGACCTTGGAGCTGTTTCTGGAGGAGAAGGCTTGCTTGTGACGGAGAAGCcatccaaaagagagagagagagagagagagagagagagagagagagagagagagagagagagagagagaacctgtgaagagagagagagggggggttcTTGGAGGCCAAAAGCGAAAGAATGTATTATTGAGAGAGAGGTTCTTGGAGGCCAAAAGCGAGAGAATGtattattgagagagagagagagagagagggggggggggttctTGGAGGCCAAAAGTGAAAGAATATATTATTGATTGTGAGTAAAACATTGGTTGAACATGCCATTATATAGGTTACGAGACTtgtaaacaaaaaaggaaaaacagacgTAACAAGGAAACATAGGCTAACTAGGAAATATAGACCGATAACATCCTAAGCTAAACAGGAAATACAATAATAAAACCGAGtctggctcctctccaatccataGTGATCCTCCAATTCTAATTTAATGGTTAAGATTACCCTAGTAACTCAAGCCTCAAAGCTCATATGATATTCTACAGGCATCCAATTACTCCCCAAACATTTCTCAATTACATAAGCGTATGTCTTCCCTCCCCATTTTTTTTCCGAacggtgaaaaaaattcattaatattcgaagttgttacaaaaaattcattaatttttttaacggcGTCTTCTCTCCCTGTTAAACCTACCtctgaaaaactttttttatactgctcatgaggattttttttgaCCGATATCATATAGCTCATTAGAATTTTTTACTAATATTATATcagtaattttttcttttcagcgTGATTTTTTTCACTGATATTATCTTATTATGTAGCtcatgagattttttttattatggatACTAGTGTATTTCCACGTGTGCTTCACACTGTGTCATGTGCTCATTGATGTAGTTGTTCTTATATataaaaaagttgaaattaaGATTCAGTTAtggaaattagaaagaaatcaTAAGAGTAAGTAATTGAACATAAcataatttttacaaaaaaaaaaaatagttttagaaGAAATGCAAAAGGAGTTCTTTGATTAACCCCGTGAATCTGATAGTTATTTGAACTTGCATTTGTTATTAAAGTTACGATATGAAATTTTACTAAAGTTTGGAATTTAGTAAATTGGTGCCTAGAATGTGACAATTGGAGAATAATTGGGTGCCCGTAAAATACTATATGAGCTTTGGGGCTCGAGCTACTAGAGTAATCCTGACCATTGAATTAAAATTGGAAGATCCTCCAATTTCCtatggattggagaggagctggACTCAATAAAACCTAGAAAACTTAATATTCATAATATTATTCTAACGCCTCgtctcaaactcaagtaggtctacCAACTTTGATACTCTCACTCGCACTCTCGCTTATGTGCACACAAGCACATTATATGACTAAGGTTGAGATCCCAAAATTTAGAATAGACCATCCGGCCTGTTAGCTAGGTCCCTCtgtaggctttttttttttttcttttaactcgTGTCGATATGATTTTTTTCATATGCAATCCTCAACTTAAGATCATATATCCATCCTTGATCGCGTAGGTACCTACGTTAGTCTAACAAAGAcagttgccgataaaaaaaacaaacaaacaaacgacAGTTACAAGAGATTCTTTAAATTCAAAGATCCACAAAAAATTCTCGCAAAAACAGACATTTCCTCCTCTTCACTCTCCCAAAAACCTCAATTTGTATCCTTGATTACACAAACCATTTTAACTCAAGTTTACAGAAATGAACATACAATACAATCAAGCATCTACCATAGGTCAAGGGTGTGCAGAAATTTTGGAACAACGGCTCCAGAGGATGTCACTCCTCCGCCAAGCTTCGGTGGCATTGACATTGGCATGATCAGGGGATGAGAGATAGTTGTTCAAAAGCTCCTTGTGGCACTTCTCTCCCATATCCACTAGGCGACTGCAACACTGCTGGTCCACCGTAGCATTCCCGGAATACAACTCGTTGCCAATCTGCCACCCACACTGTCCAGGAGCAAGCTTTTTGCGACACTCGGTTAGGAAATTTTGTTGGCCCTCGGTCAAGATTATTCCCATGATAGCGAAGCAGAAGGCGGCGGCAATTGCCTTCGAGGAGAATTGGTTGGTGGCCTCTGCCATGGTTCGTGGCGGGTGTGGGTGGAGGGAGAACTTTGGTTACTTTGTGAAATTAGTTGGAGAGATATTgacaaagggtgtatttatattGTAACTTAAATGGGTTTTATGGAGTGAGAATTATGTGTacgtttcttcttttttatgtttctctATGTAGTAGATTCTTTATTAGAATTGAATGAGACTAGTGAAAACGTCATGTTGTCTATTTGTATCAAAGTTGTTAATCTTGTTTTGTACCGATCTGTAGGTACCGTATCAGAGCTTAAACGGAACACAAAGCTACCGCTTGGAATACCAGGCTATTTCGGACATATTCCGGTGTACCATCCGGTACAAAATGacactttgtttttattttttccatgcCATAAGTAGTGGGCTATACACTAATTAAAAGAAACTTAAGGGCTTATAtgttattttctcttgttttgccCTACACCAAACGAGTAAAAATTTTAACAATAGGATTCCACCTTGGGGAAAATTTTTGTAACCAGGTAGACATATATCGAAATCGAACATATTGATTTAAAACATTAATTGAGGTAAACCCGAAACGGTATCGAGATACGGACAGGTACTGATATCTACCATTCCAATAGTGAAAACAATACGCTAGCCGGTACAGGATTAACAACTTTGATTTGTATTAGCACAAAGAATCTTCACTCGTGTGCTCCCCAATTGGATAGGGTCGAGTTAGGAGATCCTTCCAATTAaaccttaaaagaaaaaaaaaacacatggtaAAAACAATCACAAGCTATCCATAAGTTTTTGCATCCGAAAATATATATGAGTAGCAAATAAATCTCCATATTTGCACAAAAGGGCGAACACACAAACTTATATCTGCAAAGTTTGTCACTATATTTGCACAAATGAACTAAGATAAATTTATCTTTGCAAAATTTATTTCTATATCTGCATAAAGTAATGAACACATAAAATTATCTCTGCAAAGTTTATACTGTATGTGTCCCAGATAAAGATAGAGAAACTTATTCCTGCAAATATTGTTCCTATATCTGCACAAAATAACTAACAGATAAGCttaattttgcaaaaattatCTCTGCATTCGGTTGGAGGGCTTCAATCGAACGTTGTTGTGCTGTGATATACAAGATTATTGGTCGTCAAAGTATAGGAGCAGTGAGAACTGGAACTGGAGGGCTCGTTAAATAGGATTTCATGCTTTTGAAAGCATTGTTGCACGCTTCATCCCACTCAAAATGATTCGCTTTCTTCACAAAGCGGTTGACATCAAGCAGCCAAATTTGATATGAAGCGGTGGAGATAAGCCAATCATCCTTGAAGACTCTTCAACTCATGAATATTCCgaggtttaggcatttttaggATAGCGTCAATTTTAGATTGCTCAATCTCTATACCGCGGTGACGCACGATGAACCCAAAAAACTTTCTAGATGTAACCCCAAAAGCGCACTTCAAGGGATTCACCTTAAACTGGTACCTTCGCAGTCGCTCAAACACTTGCCTTAAATCATGAAGATGGTCGGCTCGTTTCTTTGTCTTCACCACTAATTCATCCACGTAACACTCTGCCTCTTTCATGCTTCAATACTGTACCAAGCACAAGCCATGTAGTAGTACTATTTCCTACTTGAGAGAAAGCTAACAAAGCAACGTGGGCCTctatctttgttttcttttgtttacaCATCAGTGCAAAATTCATGTAGCACACCGTTTTTCTCAGCAGCACAACCCATATTTATGCAATATATAAGCTTATCAAGTTGGTCGTGTCATTTCTCTCCCAGTGGTAACTTGAGTTCGAGTCCTACAGAGAGCAGGTTTGGGGTCAAAGGCTATGAATAGCCTTTGAACCCCCCGTTGACTAACATGTTAACAGCCCGCTAACCCCCGCTGATATATAtcgtatgacaaaaaaaaagaataaaagaaaaatatcgCTTCCccctttaataaaaaaaaaagcatcggAACATGTGACccctttttggctttttgaatcAAATATGTGAAGACCCACAGTATCTTGTGACACCAAAGATTAAAGAGTCCCTTTTTTTTCCCGGAATAGCCGCACTCGTGCAAAACAGTTTGGCTTCCATGCAAGAACAATACAAAATCAGTGGATCTTTAGCACTGATTGCTCAAGAGAGTTTGTCTTGAAATTCTGAACCGTACTATAACCTTCCGTTTGATAGAGATGCTTTAAAACTCGCTCTAATGTTTCGACGACTCTTTTAGTTTCCACAAATTTGGTGCTTTTCAATTTGCTCTCTAGACCAATTCAAAGAAAGTGACCTTCACAGACATCGTACTTCATGGCCAAGCGGTACTTTCCATTACTGAGGGACAAAACACATCCCATGGAGCATTACTTCTTCCGGTCTTTGATCCTGTCATTGGCTCTCCTTCTCCATGCCAGCCTGTTGTTACCGACTTTGCACATCCGACACAATGGTTCATTGACTCCATCACGAACTTGCACGACTCCATTGGTTCTGCCACCATTCCTTCCACCAAGGCACTCTTGTTGCCGTCTTCACTCCATTCTGAAGATGATGCCATGGAGTACTTTACCTTGCCAGGCGATCAGATCAATGATGGAAAAGCTGCTTGGAAAGCTCCTCTTGCTAGCTTTGGCAAATTTTCATTCATTGAGCGATATTGGGAGTGGTTAAAATATGTACTAggacaatttttgaaaacactttctAAGGCAAGGATCTACCATGCTGTTTATGCTTTTCTATTCACATATAACCGTGATGCCAACCTCATTCAATCATTCTGCGAGCTTTGGTGTCCTTCCATAAACACGCTTCATACTCCAGCAAGAGAGCTATCCATCTTGCTTTGGTGCTTGTTGTCTCCGTTAAGGCTTGTTAGATCATGTGCTGGTGGGATGACTTCATCGTAAAATTTGTCGTAGACCGGCAGACCACCAATACAATTCAAGTCCCAAAGGCGATGTGTTTGTGGAAGGACACCAAAGCTCGCACAAACATTGAATGAGGTTGGCATCACGGTCATATGTGAATAGAGAAGCATAAACAGCGTCATAGATCCTTGCCTTAGAAAGAGTTTCTGAAAATCACCCAAGTACATCTTCTAGCCACTCTCAATATTGCTCAATGAATGAAAATTTGCCAAAACTAGCAAGAGCGGCTGTCCAAGCAGCTCAGCTTTTCCGTCATTGATCTGATCGCACAGCAAGGTAAAGTGCTCTATGGCATCACCTTCGGAATGGAGTGAAGACTGCAACAAGAGCGCAAGGAAGGAGAGGAAGGAATGGTGGCGGAACCAGTGGGATCATGCAAGTCCACGATGGAGTGAACCATTGTATCAGATGTGCAAAGTCGGCAACAGCAAGCTGACATGGAGAAGGAGAGCCAATGACAGGATCGAAGACCGGAAGAAGTAATTCTCCGTCGAACGTGTTTTGTCCCTCAGCAATGGAAAGTAGTGCTTGGCCATCTTTGAACAATGGAAGGTCTAGTAACAATGGAAGGTCTAGAGAGCAAATTGAAAAGCACCAAATCTGCGGAAACAAAGAGAGTTGTCAGAACATAAGAGCGAAATTTAAAGCACGTCTATCCCAAACGAGAagtttttcggtgccgggtgggtatatcccacttGGTACTTGCTCAGCGCATCCGGGCCGTTCaacacacttttgaacggctcgaattgaaACTCTATCTCTCCTcccaccccaacactttctttctcctgtttctctctccaaatccttcTTAATATACAGAGCAAGAAGACAAAGTTTTAATTGGAAAAGGAGTCGGGAATTCTAGTCCTGTAACATTAGGCGGTGGCCTCCGAGCACGGGATTTCTCCAATCGGCgaaaaaaacaagaactaaAGGGTGAAAACGGTAATATGTACAAAACACAAACCTATAAAAAGAGTCGATGTGCTCTGCTCCGGCACCCTCTGCTTTCAGCGCTGAACAAGAAAACCAAGCTTAGACATCGATggggagacagagagagagccATGATAGAGATCAACTTAGAGAgacaagagggagagagatttcGCACGAACAAGAACTCGAAATCAAGCCCTGCTCTCTCTCCTTCGCAGAAACCCTAGACCCGGTatcgatttctctctctctctctctctctctctctctctctctcatctttttcttcatctttttaatgtgaccaaaataaattttgggtaaattatGTGGCTTTGTTAGTTtgtcattttagttttgttttagttttgtttttcaatcattactctacttctttctccaattattatcctattttttcaattattactttcacgtctctctctatctctctccaattattacctctatcttcaatcattactctatttctctctccacccactatcaaaactaaactaaactaaactctcaatcAAACACAACCTGTGTATTTGTTATTTATTGTTATATTAAGGATGGAGCAGGAGGGATTCTAGTACGGGTGTCGCCTGGCCGGCTGGCCCCTAcctacaatttaaaaaaaaaaaaccctagttttacattgaaaaagaaattatcattaaaaaaataatttttgattgtGTATATTCGCCCCTGTACAAAAAATCTGGCTCCGTCTCTAGTTaaatatgtgttatatatttaacgtgggtttttttaaaatcatgtgTCCTCGGTTTATGTAGCAGTAGTGGAAGTATTGAATGATACGAAGCACGAACTGGGGATAGCAGGactttaaattatttttggagCCGGAGCACTTGAAGCGGCCGTAGCGTGGCTGCTAAGATTGGTTTTTAAGCGATACGTGGAGGGAACTGCCTAATACGGGTTTGAAATTTGGATAGCACCAGTACAGCGAGGTTTAGCAGTACCGGAGGCCCGGACTGCTACGGAGCGGCCGATATGCATGTAGCTTCCGGTTTTCAAATCCATGCTGTGTCGTGTCCatgtccatgcttcttagctCTTTGTACATgtgttcctttttgttttgctcatcaatccattttgggttgtgGCGAATTGTCTCTAGTGTTTTTGCCGGAGAACTGATTATAtctgtgtgcgcgcgcgcatgTAGGACCTGGTTTGTGTGGTTGTTAGAATCAGTTTTGCAAAATCCTTTTCAGCAATTCATTTGTTTGACAAtttcaaaacttgttttttgAGAATAGTTTGGTAAATAGGACCTTTATTGGACAATATTTCATGGTGTTAGTGAATTCTGAAAAATGAATGTAAGATGAAAATgactagtgttttttttttcctttcaaaaaggAGTGTCGAATAGTGTTGAGCAATATCTATTCTGGAGAGTGAAAACAGAAACTAAACAGGGCATACATCTCCATGCTGAGTAGTTCCCAATCTAAACTGGTCATTGTGTCTGTATCAATATGCTAAGCATAAACTGCAGGAGCCAAGCTCGCTTCAAGTGGATCACATTGACCTCAGCAATTGGGTTTTGTTGACTAGGGATGATTCTGCGGAATACGTCCCAAGCGATATTAAAGCGAAAGAGGATGGGGGAAAAGAGGAGATGGGTGTTGATAGCCCAGATGAGTTAATTCTCTCTGCTAATAGGGAAGCAATGACTCCTGAAAGTGAAGAGAGTTCGGAGGAAAAAGATGATTTGCGGGATGCAGGGGTATACGAGTCAACCAATGTGACACAGGTTATCTATCTCTCTGTATTAGTTTTTTTCTGTTCAGCTGAATGATTTGGCTCTTGGTACTAATTGTACTTGTCGTGCAGGAAGATAGGGATGTCTTGCTGAAAGAACTTGTTAGTCTTCGGCATCACCTCAAGGCTCTTACCGGTCAACAATCATCACTTGAGGGGAATATCAGTGGTCTGGTTGATGGACCTCATCAAGCAGAAACGGTAGAGGTTGAGAAAAAGATATCATTGTCTGATAATCCGTTCGTTGATATCATGCATGATTGCTCCAATTTTGTTCGGAATGCTTTGGATGTGCGGTTGCAGGAGGAAACAATTAGAGAGTTCCAAGCCATGCTTTCTATGAAGGGTCAAGAAATTGAATATCTTCACGCAAAGGTAACTGAACTTTCGATGGATCTAAAGATAAAGTTATTTCTTTCTTACTTTCACATCAGAGTTGGTCTAAATCTTAAAAAGCATGACAGCAGGTTTATGAAGGACAACATCATTTTCAGGCTGTTGCAGACAGGGTGTTAGCTTCTCTGGCCATGATGGTTACTGAAGAAAAATCGATTGATGATTCCATTATGTCTCGTGTTGAGAAGACCACTTCTCTTCTAATTGAGAAATACAATCACTTCCTTTCTGAAATTTATCTCCTTCAGCAGTGCTTGACTGAGGTCGGGTCAGATTCTAGTGTACAAAATGACTTTGGGACAACTTTTCTTGCTACACATGATGTCTTGCTCGAGCTTAAAAGAAAGGAAGTAGACTTGGCTCAGAAACTAAGTAATttggaagacaaaaataagaagcTAGTGGAACAGCTtgacaaaggggaaaaaatggtgGAGCTGGCAAATGGAGATGTTGGAAAACTCAAAGTGGAACTTGAACATGAGAAAACCAAGTATGCTAATACCAAAGAAAAGCTTGGTTTAGCTGTGACAAAAGGCAAGGCCTTGGAGGATCGGATGAATGAAAGAGAAGCAGAAATCTCATCCTTACGCAACGCTTTGTTGACTAAGGA encodes:
- the LOC131310324 gene encoding ubiquitin-conjugating enzyme E2 7-like, whose protein sequence is MASPSQASLLLQKQLQGLCKQPVDGFSAGLVDESNLFKWSVVITGPPDTLYEGGFFNAVMTFPSDYPNSPPAVRFTSEVWHPNVHPDGNVCISTLHPPGDDPNGYELASERWTPVHTVESIVLSIISMLSSPNDESPANVEAAKEWRERRGDFRKKVSRCVRKSQEML
- the LOC131309365 gene encoding uncharacterized protein LOC131309365, with the protein product MAEATNQFSSKAIAAAFCFAIMGIILTEGQQNFLTECRKKLAPGQCGWQIGNELYSGNATVDQQCCSRLVDMGEKCHKELLNNYLSSPDHANVNATEAWRRSDILWSRCSKISAHP